Proteins from one Acropora muricata isolate sample 2 chromosome 9, ASM3666990v1, whole genome shotgun sequence genomic window:
- the LOC136927280 gene encoding uncharacterized protein translates to MDGDISSLLVLCWDAISFPQRGERVEEASSVQDVGKISFQSAHDIKDSDKLFPVVQNYCKQVLKQLNDTQLDFILLPCEADDVNFNTITCVRALATLAFERGDTKTLEKTATVIGICNDSRNASILMNDLGVMLSLKAVYDRSEDCFSIANNYFERTEDHLNRAIVTFNLAALYIIQGEYQKAFQFSNLAANLCHDITMRTTNDADLPMKVLKRAADILKELGNLEKFRNILRISTEFDIGGKEAGEIDASKWLIKVQLREEEGKKIEGKELDELSSQLFALINAQDAQSLTADFVRTVLTAARVNHRNGLDENAFKLLEMLECALQKSSGRKDPLYGWLLFQIGQFKLGCGMISDAEKTLKQAEPILMRCYGRNYHLVGYCKKLIGSCALLINNLEGAFTNLNDAYTFFGDINSQHFELADISLKLSLIQIEKGNLQDGKEILRSSLVKLTDSCGKVSPKTASAYVQAGLILQKVDKEAAIDKVTKATYILNSLGFPSNHPDIKLSQRLIGLFQLSLGKKREAEKCFGDTWKEPIVTDESKCIPQHYGISIGDYMTTEMNIGYCKKSLQEMVNMFSLVSLIQMKMGKDQQTYLDFLVSSLEVRSTREQGKIIEFAGQCCFITSILCSTQMNVHFVIWLEPEGYSQSSCDGKSSDEVTISRSKNSSCILFLQSSFAIQEMKESKNLDFQVRESVGTLFMQPKFRKSFVESEEFYLQLPVTGKLGETWSLCNQVDCLPIAVEMKLTEPVEDSVNFDYLTSWASCNSAPETPIHVSYFSYDFPNKRIAEFAFDQLIFSLDKESMLSKVKGVKVTDGRCSYNFAFFTAPQSNYSQLSLCVDFKLPELRAKCRQWNDSKSNNFCVSVQSALESIVYSVRETMKNCLARPFAPLLCASSSDHSIAVKRKLSCTNFQGDIAMPKEPLEIDEESHPNVKCLVSKEMRNFEMSSLLCNERSTNEASAGDCSSDATSSSFPLQNQEFLSVGCADVCLCLLDFILRSRSADYKQKSLNCAPPPSSVLTSCDNSSLQSNLSFVSGESVPSLSSYPVSPGTDIQRPPVFPKESSALSSLPSGCDSPQRKLLKDNDDHHVSDQNLSQEIHSPVAQGIETRAVGKSRFHPGVLKREEESAASQSCYSFELQEEVKKLKEQLRESKAEIQQLKAELGRYLFLEDKEKRSGKLQLLLPRAPTSDESRQSSCNETSLHARLHAEGACLKRQPGPSLRTIFIDISNSLSAVEFQHMKKLAKGKVNDLRLARMKVPYELLDELERVSEDPRTDIRELLQSVQRLDLLEKLGVSLHKGIAAVSPASLPLKDESLDSLSAKDDNKKIVPCKSGVSVGSSVLSSEADGGRISGNQEDNSFASFSSFESSAENEREIPTSKGIENYEGLPLEKLRADSKGATHVPFTSDQAGPSSILSNTSSNSSDLLVSNSAEGVQVPCLRGGSSASCEETEPTETFQATGSGFSDGITSGKTSLNTASVDEGISQEGHFSDSEDNVADGGGNNETTVDDMQGTSIESCNRGTRSSRSGLMSCPEFVESDSGISSSGSSAYRSLLAGHEGPIVGDGNQLSLQRNSIVCDKQTVGRDECDPDCSSKTGTRLPLRRNSKEYDEQKEESCELVTDSSLKTGNQLLMEPKLHDCDQQKEERREPGSDCSSKTANQLPLQQNSKEHDQQTEGSHEPEASYSSDRNWERQGARPKRTQMQRPVDPPLWPSSSPVSDGLAKDFLARHSQDRAVQGSLYTDDKDLSFVGPERMRDASFVDGPTSASAAWDNLARHSQDRSIQQSPYTDDRGLISASEAYSKRQYFGAMGASSYEGLGSAYSNLRGSSAVRAGLLGGSLSDESSHSSSTHATAGPFPGFNGQTPLSSVWSGMSSNRVNTSNRLLPPKDSLTGEQDFSRECESLLHQNFYGSGLSPQLINSSIAPNSRFVYGSTSSDFAAGIHSGYSMYGAQRHVLGDDNLALIVDQRSHHGDLNLEGQSSQFGGREQAEASFAANGDVLESRNFPLPFSVSSPTISCNTVVSDSTSRSSIAVASNITSTVVNANKNLVLSQTLVCDGNEEASLLPGSGEVNFKGSSPNRDYGKNTVEPNDSSLAASEQRTVEDASALVERIQRGREEFMRELQRKEQMIREEREREKREKEDREWQEAERWPPQQEGVSTGSRWLCEHYQRRCRVRFPCCTQFYPCHRCHNSSSNCKNDEAKACHATHLKCSLCQFEQEIDENSDVCHGCGEKMAAYFCSICKHFTSVDKNPYHCDQCGICRIHKDKSFHCKVCNVCLDKRLENNHKCRPDSGHDECCICLEDAFSGCQILPCSHKVHRECAIAMIQNGIRTCPVCRHPLYTPLNE, encoded by the exons ATGGATGGGGATATTTCATCCCTGTTGGTCTTGTGTTGGGATGCTATTTCATTTCCACAACGAGGTGAGAGGGTGGAGGAAGCAAGCAGTGTTCAAGATGTTGGCAAAATTTCTTTCCAATCTGCTCATGACATCAAGGACAGTGACAAGTTATTTCCTGTTGTTCAAAATTATTGCAAACAGGTTTTGAAACAACTGAATGACACACAATTGGATTTCATTCTTTTGCCTTGTGAAGCCGATGATGTCAATTTCAATACAATAACGTGTGTACGTGCATTGGCTACATTGGCCTTTGAACGAGGAGACacaaaaacattggaaaaaacagctactgTCATAGGGATATGCAATGATTCCCGTAATGCAAGCATCCTGATGAATGATCTTGGAGTAATGTTGAGTTTGAAAGCAGTTTATGACAGAAGTGAGGATTGTTTCTCCattgccaataattattttgagcGTACAGAGGACCACCTTAACCGTGCCATAGTCACATTCAATTTAGCAGCTCTGTACATCATACAAGGAGAATATCAAAAAGCATTTCAGTTCAGTAACCTTGCAGCCAACTTGTGTCATGACATCACAATGAGAACAACAAATGATGCTGACCTACCAATGAAGGTCTTGAAAAGAGCTGCTGACATCTTAAAAGAGCTTGGAAACCTTGAGAAGTTTAGGAACATTCTCAGAATCAGCACTGAGTTTGACATTGGTGGAAAAGAAGCTGGTGAAATCGATGCTTCAAAATGGTTGATTAAAGTCCAGCTCAGAGAAGAAGAAGGTAAGAAAATAGAGGGAAAAGAGCTTGATGAATTAAGCTCTCAGTTGTTTGCACTCATAAATGCCCAAGATGCACAGTCATTGACTGCAGATTTTGTGAGAACAGTTCTTACAGCTGCAAGAGTAAACCACAGGAATGGCCTTGATGAAAATGCCTTCAAATTACTAGAGATGCTAGAATGTGCTTTGCAAAAGAGTAGTGGAAGGAAGGATCCCTTGTATGGATGGCTGCTGTTTCAAATTGGTCAGTTCAAACTAGGTTGTGGAATGATAAGTGACGCTGAGAAAACTCTAAAGCAAGCTGAGCCAATCCTGATGAGATGCTATGGAAGAAACTATCATCTAGTCGGATATTGCAAAAAGTTAATTGGTTCTTGTGCCCTTCTGATCAACAACCTAGAAGGTGCATTCACAAACCTGAATGATGCATATACTTTTTTTGGTGACATAAACAGTCAGCATTTTGAGCTTGCAGACATttctttgaaactttccctCATACAGATTGAAAAGGGCAATTTGCAAGATGGCAAGGAGATTTTACGGAGTTCATTGGTGAAGCTTACAGATTCTTGTGGTAAAGTCTCTCCCAAGACTGCCAGTGCATATGTCCAAGCTGGATTAATTTTGCAGAAAGTTGACAAAGAAGCAGCAATTGATAAAGTCACTAAAGCCACTTACATTTTAAATAGCCTTGGCTTTCCAAGTAACCATCCAGATATCAAACTTAGCCAAAGATTAATCGGTCTCTTTCAGCTATCATTAGGCAAAAAACGGGAAGCTGAAAAGTGTTTTGGCGATACATGGAAAGAGCCCATTGTAACTGATGAATCAAAATGCATACCTCAGCACTATGGCATCTCCATAGGTGACTACATGACCACTGAAATGAACATTGGTTATTGCAAAAAAAGTCTTCAGGAAATGGTGAACATGTTTTCTCTTGTTTCTCTCATCCAAATGAAGATGGGGAAAGATCAACAAACTTATCTAGATTTCCTTGTGAGTTCTCTTGAGGTAAGAAGTACTAGGGAGCAAGGAAAAATTATTGAGTTTGCGGGCCAGTGTTGTTTTATCACTAGCATATTATGTTCTACTCAGATGAATGTCCACTTTGTCATTTGGCTGGAGCCTGAAGGATATTCACAATCTTCTTGTGATGGTAAATCTTCTGATGAGGTGACAATCTCACGTTCAAAGAACTCATcctgtattttgtttttgcaaagttCTTTTGCAATCCAAGAGATGAAAGAATCAAAGAATTTAGACTTCCAAGTCCGTGAAAGTGTCGGCACACTCTTTATGCAACCCAAATTTAGAAAGAGTTTTGTAGAAAGTGAGGAATTCTACCTACAACTCCCGGTAACAGGGAAACTTGGGGAAACTTGGTCTCTGTGCAATCAAGTAGATTGTCTTCCAATTGCTGTAGAGATGAAACTGACTGAACCAGTTGAAGATAGTGTAAACTTTGATTACTTGACTTCGTGGGCTTCTTGCAATTCAGCCCCAGAGACTCCAATTCATGTCTCCTACTTTTCATATGACTTCCCAAACAAGCGCATAGCCGAGTTTGCATTTGATCAGTTGATTTTCAGCCTAGATAAAGAATCGATGCTAAGCAAAGTGAAAGGAGTGAAAGTTACAGATGGTCGCTGTTCATACAATTTTGCGTTTTTCACTGCACCACAAAGTAATTACTCTCAACTTTCTCTTTGTGTGGACTTTAAGTTACCAGAACTAAGGGCCAAATGTCGTCAGTGGAATGACTCCAAGTCAAACAACTTCTGTGTTTCAGTGCAGTCTGCTCTGGAGAGTATAGTGTATTCTGTGCGTGAAACTATGAAAAACTGTTTGGCGCGACCTTTTGCACCATTGTTGTGTGCATCTTCAAGTGATCATAGCATTGCTGTTAAGCGGAAGTTGTCTTGTACTAATTTTCAAGGAGATATTGCTATGCCCAAGGAACCTTTAGAGATTGATGAAGAGTCACACCCTAATGTAAAGTGCCTCGTAAGTAAAGAGATGAGAAATTTTGAGATGTCTTCCTTGCTGTGTAATGAAAGGAGCACAAATGAAGCTTCTGCTGGGGATTGCAGCAGTGATGCAACCTCGTCATCATTCCCACTTCAGAATCAg GAATTTCTTTCTGTGGGCTGTGCCGATGTTTGCTTGTGCCTGTTAGACTTCATATTACGTAGCAGAAGTGCTGATTACAAGCAAAAGTCATTGAACTGTGCTCCACCACCTTCCTCAGTTTTAACTAGTTGTGACAACAGCAGCCTTCAGAGTAATCTTTCATTTGTCTCGGGTGAATCAGTGCCATCTCTGAGCTCATACCCTGTTAGCCCAGGAACTGACATCCAGCGCCCTCCAGTCTTTCCAAAGGAGTCCTCTGCTTTATCCTCTCTTCCTAGCGGATGTGATAGCCCTCAGAGAAAACTTTTAAAAGACAATGATGACCATCATGTGTCTGATCAAAACCTCTCACAAGAAATTCACTCACCAGTTGCACAAGGGATTGAAACAAGAGCTGTTGGGAAGAGTAGATTTCACCCAGGTGTGCTGAAAAGGGAGGAGGAATCTGCAGCCTCCCAGAGTTGTTATTCCTTTGAATTGCAAGAAGAAGTGAAGAAATTAAAGGAACAGCTGAGGGAGAGTAAAGCAGAAATACAGCAACTCAAAGCTGAGCTGGGACGATACCTCTTTCTTGAGGACAAAGAGAAGCGTAGTGGAAAacttcaattattattacccAGAGCACCCACAAGTGATGAGAGCAGACAGTCATCTTGTAATGAAACAAGCTTGCACGCAAGACTACACGCTGAAGGGGCTTGTCTCAAAAGACAGCCAG GCCCAAGCTTGCGAACAATATTTATAGATATCTCCAACTCTTTGTCAGCTGTGGAATTTCAACATATGAAGAAACTGGCTAAAGGCAAAGTCAATGACCTCAGGCTTGCAAGAATGAAAGTTCCATATGAATTGCTAGACGAGCTGGAGAGAGTTAGTGAAGATCCACGCACCGACATAAGAGAGCTCCTTCAAAGCGTCCAGCGTCTTGATCTACTAGAGAAACTTGGGGTTTCTTTACATAAGG GGATTGCTGCGGTGTCGCCGGCTTctttaccattgaaagatgaAAGTTTGGATTCACTGTCTGCAAAAGACGACAACAAGAAAATTGTACCGTGTAAATCTGGCGTGTCCGTCGGAAGTTCGGTGCTCAGTAGTGAAGCAGATGGTGGAAGGATTTCGGGAAATCAAGAGGACAATTCGTTTGCatcattttcatcttttgagAGCTCAGCTGAGAATGAAAGAGAGATTCCTACTTCGAAGGGTATTGAGAATTATGAGGGTCTTCCACTGGAAAAATTGAGAGCCGACTCCAAAGGGGCCACTCATGTCCCCTTCACCTCTGATCAGGCTGGCCCATCGAGCATTTTGAGCAACACGAGTAGTAATTCATCTGATTTGTTGGTTTCAAACAGTGCTGAAGGTGTGCAAGTGCCTTGTTTAAGGGGCGGCTCGTCAGCTTCCTGCGAAGAGACGGAACCCACTGAGACATTCCAAGCAACCGGCTCTGGCTTTTCAGATGGGATAACTTCCGGAAAAACAAGTTTGAATACAGCTAGCGTCGACGAAGGAATTTCACAAGAAGGTCACTTTTCAGACAGTGAAGATAATGTAGCTGATGGTGGTGGAAACAACGAAACAACAGTTGACGATATGCAGGGAACTTCTATTGAATCATGTAATAGAGGAACACGTTCAAGCAGGTCTGGTCTAATGTCATGTCCAGAATTTGTGGAATCTGATTCTGGAATCAGTTCTTCAGGTAGCTCTGCGTACCGCTCCCTTTTGGCAGGTCACGAAGGACCGATTGTAGGTGATGGAAATCAACTCTCGCTTCAACGTAATTCAATTGTATGCGATAAACAAACTGTAGGAAGAGATGAGTGCGATCCTGATTGTTCTTCCAAAACAGGAACTCGACTTCCGCTGCGGCGAAATTCAAAGGAATACGATGAACAAAAAGAGGAAAGTTGTGAGCTAGTTACGGATAGTTCTTTAAAAACTGGAAATCAACTTCTAATGGAACCAAAGTTACACGATTGTGATCAACAAAAGGAGGAAAGGCGTGAGCCTGGTTCTGACTGTTCTTCCAAAACTGCAAATCAACTTCCACTGCAACAAAATTCAAAGGAACACGATCAACAAACAGAGGGAAGCCATGAACCTGAGGCATCTTATTCCTCAGACAGAAACTGGGAACGCCAGGGCGCGCGACCCAAACGCACTCAAATGCAACGTCCAGTAGATCCACCACTGTGGCCAAGCTCTAGCCCTGTGTCCGACGGTTTGGCAAAGGATTTCTTAGCTCGACACTCTCAAGACAGAGCTGTGCAGGGAAGTCTCTACACGGATGACAAAGACTTATCTTTTGTTGGTCCTGAGCGCATGCGGGACGCTTCCTTTGTTGATGGCCCAACAAGTGCATCAGCGGCTTGGGATAACTTAGCTAGACACTCTCAAGACAGATCCATCCAGCAAAGTCCTTACACGGATGACAGAGGCCTGATAAGTGCATCAGAGGCTTACAGCAAGAGGCAATATTTTGGAGCAATGGGCGCTTCTTCATACGAAGGATTAGGCAGTGCTTATTCGAACTTGCGAGGTAGTTCTGCCGTAAGAGCAGGTTTACTGGGCGGCAGCCTTAGTGACGAAAGCTCTCATAGCAGTAGTACACATGCTACCGCAGGGCCCTTTCCAGGTTTCAATGGACAAACTCCTCTCTCTTCAGTTTGGAGTGGAATGTCGAGTAATAGAGTTAATACAAGTAATCGCCTTTTGCCACCAAAGGACAGTCTCACTGGGGAACAGGATTTTAGCAGGGAATGTGAGTCCCTTCTCCACCAGAACTTCTATGGTAGTGGGCTGTCACCGCAACTGATTAATTCCTCGATTGCCCCTAATTCACGTTTTGTTTATGGATCGACCAGTTCGGATTTCGCTGCTGGAATTCATTCCGGATATTCAATGTATGGCGCACAAAGACATGTTCTGGGCGATGACAATTTGGCTTTGATTGTTGACCAAAGATCACATCACGGCGATTTAAACCTCGAGGGTCAATCAAGTCAATTTGGAGGTAGGGAGCAAGCTGAAGCGTCCTTTGCTGCGAATGGGGACGTTTTGGAGAGTCGTAATTTCCCTCTTCCCTTCTCGGTTTCTTCGCCCACTATTTCCTGCAACACGGTTGTTTCAGACTCGACAAGTCGGTCATCTATTGCTGTTGCAAGTAACATTACGAGCACTGTTGTTAATGCGAATAAGAATTTGGTGTTGTCTCAAACTCTAGTCTGTGATGGCAATGAAGAGGCCAGCCTTTTACCCGGGTCTGGTGAAGTTAACTTTAAGGGTTCTTCGCCCAATAGAGATTACGGAAAAAACACTGTAGAGCCTAACGACAGTTCACTCGCTGCTTCAGAACAGCGCACGGTCGAGGATGCCTCAGCGCTGGTTGAGCGCATCCAGCGAGGAAGAGAAGAGTTCATGAGAGAACTGCAAAGAAAGGAACAAATGATCAGGGAAGAGCGAGAAAGGGAGAAACGGGAGAAAGAAGACAGGGAATGGCAGGAAGCAGAGAGATGGCCACCGCAGCAGGAAGGCGTAAGCACAGGCTCGCGGTGGCTGTGTGAACATTACCAGCGGCGCTGTAGAGTGCGGTTCCCTTGTTGCACGCAATTCTATCCGTGTCATCGATGCCATAACAGCTCAAGCAACTGTAAAAATGACGAAGCCAAAGCATGTCACGCAACACATCTCAAGTGTTCCCTCTGCCAATTTGAACAGGAA ATTGATGAAAACAGTGATGTATGTCATGGATGTGGAGAAAAGATGGCGGCCTATTTCTGTTCTATTTGTAAGCACTTCACAAGCGTAGACAAGAACCCATATCACTGTGATCAATGCGGAATCTGCCG GATCCACAAGGACAAATCGTTCCACTGTAAAGTTTGCAATGTATGTTTGGATAAACGACTGGAGAATAACCACAAATGCCGACCGGACTCTGGCCACGATGAATGCTGCATCTGCTTGGAG GATGCATTCAGTGGCTGCCAGATATTGCCTTGTTCACATAAGGTGCATCGGGAATGTGCCATTGCTATGATTCAAAATGGCAT ACGCACCTGTCCAGTTTGTCGGCATCCTCTCTACACCCCTCTGAACGAATGA